The Polyangium aurulentum genomic interval GGATGACGTAGCCGTTTTTGCCGCGCACGTACGTCTGCTCCATGGCGCCGCCCATCAGCTCATGGGCGATACGCTCACCGACACCGAGCAGTGCGGCGGCCATACCGGAGACCAACTCTTCGTCGATCTCGTGCGGAAGCAGTGATGCAATGATGAAACCGTCGGTGCTGACCATCGCCGAACCGATGATGTCGGGCGACACCGAGCGGAGATTGCGCAATACTTCCTGGATTTTTTCGACTCGACTTCCAGCTGCCACGTCTCCTCCTGTGCGGGCAAGCCGAGCTCAGGTCACGGCCTGAGCTCACATCAACCCGGGCGCCGCGTCCGGGACAAAGTAGTCCCCCCCGAGGCCGGTTCTCTCGTCGGTGTCCGGAGCCATTGTCTCGACCGGGCCGCCGGGGCTGGGGGGGCGAGGCCGCCACGGCTGTGGCGGCTCTCGCTAGGCCAATTCAACGGTAACCTGGCACGTCCCTTCGCCGTTGGCGCCGCACTTGGTCTCGTACGCCTTCGGCTTCTTCTTGATCAGGACCTCCGTGATACCTGCGACGAAGCCGACCTCGAAGTGGCAAATCCGCTTCGAGATGCTGGCCATGCCCGCGCACGTGATGCACTCGTCGAGGTCCACGACGAGGAGCTTGTCGTCGAGCTGGCGGGGGATGAGGATCCCGATGCGGGAATCCCGAACGAACTGCACGACCTCACGGAGGTAATCGTCCGTGTTCGGTTTGTAGAGCATGGCACCGGCTTCTTTGCCGAGCTCTCTGCCACCGTTCTGGAAAACGACCGCCGCCCCGCGCCCCAGCACCTCTTCCACGTAACCCGCGGAGAAGTGACGGAACACGCGAAAGACCAACAGCGGAATGTCGTTTCCCAGAATCGGTCTGTGGGTCTGAGCGACTTCTTGGATGAGACCCATTAGAGCACCTCATTGTCCTTGGAATAGCCTGAGCTCACGCCAATCCTCGTCGATGCCCCTCGCCCGTCACAGCTCCCCGTCGCGCGCGGCGCGATGTCACGACCCATCGCCAGGCGGCGGGTCGAGGGGGAGAGCTGGGGTCTGGGTTCCATCATCGGGGGAGAACGAGCGAAAAGTTCAAGCGTTGGCGTTGCTCCTCGGGGCGTGTGCCCTCGAGGTCGCGGTAACCGAGCAGCGGCTTCTTGGATCCGCTTCTCCGTACCGCCGAAACCACGAACCAAGGCAGGATAACACCGGAACTCTCGCCGATGCTAGCCAAGAAATCCCCAGCCTCGGGGCTCCGGGCAACGCGAAGATACGCGGGGTTCTGGAGGATCACAAGAAACCATCCTCCCTAGAACCCCGTCACCTCCGACCCTCATCACCGTCACCCGACGAACCGTAGTTGAAAATACGTTTTACGCGGACGCGTTGAGAAATAGACGGGAAACAGGCTCGATCGCGCGGCCTTCGAGCGCCAGCGACCGCGCGGGCGCATCGGGCCTCGAGCGTGGGTCAGGAGAAGCGGAGGGAGACGGTAAAGTGGCACAGGCAGTGCCACAGTACACCCGTTCGACGAGGACGGGTACTCTAGAGGAGGGTGGATCGCGGAGGGCTCAGGCCGCGACGGCAGGGGCGTTGAACGTGGCCGCGAGCATCTCGGGCGCAGGGAGCGCCGGGGACGCAAGCCCGCGCCGCGCAGCCGCGAGCCACACCATCGGATCGCCGACCGCCCCGGACGACATGGCCTCGAGAAGCCGCCGACGAAGCAGATCCTTGCGCCGGTAGAAGCTCGCGCCGTGCTCGGCGT includes:
- a CDS encoding roadblock/LC7 domain-containing protein, whose protein sequence is MAAGSRVEKIQEVLRNLRSVSPDIIGSAMVSTDGFIIASLLPHEIDEELVSGMAAALLGVGERIAHELMGGAMEQTYVRGKNGYVILNAVGQEALLIVLTTPDAKLGLVFLDIRRRVTELSKIV
- a CDS encoding V4R domain-containing protein — translated: MFRHFSAGYVEEVLGRGAAVVFQNGGRELGKEAGAMLYKPNTDDYLREVVQFVRDSRIGILIPRQLDDKLLVVDLDECITCAGMASISKRICHFEVGFVAGITEVLIKKKPKAYETKCGANGEGTCQVTVELA